In one window of Plasmodium berghei ANKA genome assembly, chromosome: 14 DNA:
- a CDS encoding transcription elongation factor s-II, putative — translation MTETGNITKIKNVQERLKEHESRFECDNEGIEEIDNATIEVIKNDLILLKDVEINKDILKQTKIGVTVNKFTKINNESIKNISKELVDKWKNIAIKEKNTNKDLENIKKRKHNETENSNNNVNEKGPELKKKGTSNSLNNSNSTHINEDKENNGKNSTKSYAYNSNENRKINIVDIEEMQKWNYNGKYHHDALRDKAKQFLFKAFITGSHDNLLHLIDRNKLDNIIYNIENELYKIFIEKKNSQKEYNMQLKSIKFNLSDKKNPNFNEKIYAEYISARTLATMNSQDMASDEKKNERQKCLQESLLACQSDWDVKNILLKKERKGEFQCFKCKGYDTVYQQLQTRSSDEPMTTFVTCLKCNNRWKF, via the coding sequence atgaCTGAAACAGGtaatattacaaaaataaaaaatgtgcaAGAACGATTGAAAGAGCACGAAAGCAGGTTCGAATGTGATAACGAAGGGATTGAAGAAATAGATAATGCTACAATAGAAGTAATTAAGAACGATTTAATTTTGCTAAAGGATGtcgaaataaataaagatatattaaaacaaacaaaaattgGTGTAACAGTTAacaaatttacaaaaataaataatgaaagtataaaaaatatatcaaaggAACTTGTAGATAAATGGAAAAACATTgcaataaaagaaaaaaacacaaataaagatttggaaaatataaaaaaacgaaaacaTAATGAAACTGAGAATagcaataataatgttaatgaaaaaggaccagaattaaagaaaaaaggtACATCAAACAGCCTGAATAATAGTAATTCTACACATATAAATGAAGACAAAGAAAacaatggaaaaaatagcACTAAAtcttatgcatataatagtaacgaaaacagaaaaattaatatagtAGATATAGAAGAAATGCAAAAATGGAACTACAATGGGAAATATCATCATGATGCCCTTCGTGATAAAGCAAagcaatttttatttaaagcATTTATTACAGGATCTCATGATAACTTACTGCATTTAATCGATCGAAATAAATtagataatataatatataatatagaaaatgaattatataaaatatttattgaaaaaaaaaattcacaGAAAGAGTACAATATGCAATTAAAAtcaattaaatttaatttatctgataaaaaaaatcccAACTTTaacgaaaaaatatatgcgGAATATATTTCTGCTAGAACATTAGCAACTATGAATTCACAGGATATGGCTAgcgatgaaaaaaaaaatgaaagacAAAAATGTCTACAAGAAAGTTTATTAGCTTGCCAATCTGATTGGgatgttaaaaatattcttttaaaaaaggaaagaAAAGGAGAATTTCAATGCTTTAAATGTAAAGGCTATGACACCGTATATCAACAATTGCAAACCCGAAGCAGTGACGAGCCGATGACTACCTTTGTAACGTGCttaaaatgtaataatcGATGGAAATTTTGA
- a CDS encoding calmodulin, putative, whose amino-acid sequence MEYEGETFHLTEYQINKTIKAFKYLDKKKRGLLKFELLGKLLRCSGYNVSLQEIDKIKMILKDNKIKGSNIGPNEKREDEIIINEDKEMIDNNMTNSQMKGTNENDEINNISNLLSNLKNYDNFMELEKKREEIKRKEEEDKNLFSIKEFFRIIQIPNITNEIKPAGVLNAFEIFDEKGDGKILIKKLRFILQYLGEPLSNSEFDEFFEWLKTKEKVYKTDYIIYDDLLNELISKDTII is encoded by the exons ATGGAATATGAAGGAGAAACATTTCATTTGACAGAGTaccaaataaataaaacgaTAAAGGCTTTCAAATAtttagataaaaaaaaaaggggGCTCTTGAAATTTGa ATTATTAGGGAAGTTATTGAGATGTAGCGGATATAATGTGTCTTTGCAAGAAATTGATAAGATAAAGATGATCttaaaagataataaaataaagggAAGCAATATAGGAccaaatgaaaaaagagaagatgaaataataataaatgaagaCAAAGAAATGATAGACAATAATATGACAAATAGCCAAATGAAAGGgacaaatgaaaatgatgaaattaATAACATATCTAATCTATTAagcaatttaaaaaattatgacaATTTTATggaattagaaaaaaaaagagaagaaataaaaagaaaagaagaAGAAGACAAAAACTTATTTAGTATAAAAGAATTTTTTAGAATTATACAAATTCCAAATATAACCAATGAAATAAAACCAGCGGGTGTATTAAATGCTTTTGAAATATTCGATGAAAAAGGTGATGGAAAAATACTcatcaaaaaattaagatTTATTCTTCAATATTTAGGAGAACCATTAAGTAATTCGGAGTTTGATGAGTTTTTTGAATGGCTTAAAACA aAAGAAAAGGTATATAAAACtgattatataatatacgaCGACCTGCTAAATGAACTAATAAGCAAAGAcacaattatataa
- a CDS encoding palmitoyltransferase DHHC4, putative — protein sequence MKIFKSNKSLERVNFDKINNVQIYGENNIHCNGLFISGPSFLAVTSSFLMMVIPVAIFHAFTSPWLFKKDIYLVTVFNLLFFVLTIYTFFKTSFMDPGIIPRQNSVLSLYDAIIDQRRGAQPPKQKEVLINGVFYKLKYCYTCNIYRGIRTVHCSICDNCVEKFDHHCPWVGNCIGARNYKYFIYFIFNLYILICITLGASIYKLTICMTILSNKGYNSEKIFIHIWSLATDSIILIIYTVLTLWFVIGLLCYHIYTIVTNQTTYEQIKTFYQNDNPFNIGVLNNIKEILFTKVRPSYINFENPKLQVIDQYSSHNIITYSDKCISIDQGIANISLQVSIGDKECNIIKDDIFDDNIHDEIEMKTDSQLLKKHDDKFIEKNKNITSKNAFLSTERKSLKGGNEYNSLNSLGINAESKSNNFKNKRTSKKKTENVNTPKINIISNREIGKSVRSKDYKNKIITKISKIKLIKTKKKNFSEELNNDIEINNYQDKCIIDVNNNLGSLYIRNDISSGSKTNNVVFSGMDNELDETYYYSSRANNLADINKKKQNKKYYIISINWEKNNTTTKGVENDTDYYNDNNNNDIYNMNIHKEKMIKTNKIHENIHESKYKHYNNITRVRKKVEYKLLFKKKIPFILKHKNKIQTFYMISDPKTENKYIHPHSTENIEHENPSEILCIDNISIADNEKEFKKINYLKKKSSHKIHQSNYSEANTNKLKNVFSDKYSSFDFLNDINCNKYDDTNIIDYNANRESLGKLENKESNKKLNRKRKEESIIGIRKNVVLCIYNYNTKGNSGELPNKEKKITNLEKKNNLECKIVIYNIRDKKEKLITLLKYKRKGGKKHDSKISLAYLSQINNMDLDDFSQIYKRRYTKIYQWKCKKIQQKIIRRKKIKLLSRSSHKNIYTYYNNNKCLLANLNNLSDFQINNNELIKRYYQHNNLYSTAIKHNQLDNVKLYSYLTHMKNAQNRLDIKKKSKASRFFDLFTAFALIINCINIPSNNDNEY from the exons atgaaaatatttaaaagcAATAAATCGTTAGAAAGAGTTAATTTTGACAAGATAAATAATGTGCAAATATATGGCGAGAATAATATTCACTGCAATGGGCTCTTTATATCAGG gCCCTCATTTCTTGCTGTTACATCATCGTTCCTTATGATGGTAATCCCAGTTGCAATATTTCACGCCTTTACTTCACcg tggctttttaaaaaagatatTTACCTTGTTACAGTTTTCAacctattattttttgtcttgacaatatatactttttttaaaacgaGTTTTATGGATCCTGGTATAATACCAAGACAA AATTCAGTTTTGAGTTTATACGACGCAATCATCGACCAACGAAGAGGGGCACAACCTCCAAAGCAAAAAGAAGTTTTAATTAATGGCGTTTTTTACAAACTCAAATATTGTTATACgtgcaatatatatagggGTATAAGAACCGTTCATTGTTCTATTTGTGATAATTGCGTAGAAAAATTTGACCATCACTGCCCTTg ggTTGGGAATTGTATTGGTGCaagaaattataaatattttatttattttatttttaatttgtatattttgatatGCATAACATTAGGAGCAAGTATTTACAAATTAACAATATGTATGACTATCTTATCAAATAAGGGGTATAACAgtgaaaaaatttttattcatatatggAGTTTGGCAACTGAtagtataatattaataatatatacagtTTTGACATTATGGTTTGTTATTGGATTATTATgctatcatatatatacgaTAGTAACTAATCAAACAACTtatgaacaaataaaaacttTTTACCAAAATGATAATCCATTTAATATTGGcgttttaaataatataaaagaaatattatttacgAAAGTTAGACCCTCATacataaattttgaaaatccAAAATTACAAGTTATTGATCAATATTCTTCTcacaatattattacttaTAGTGATAAATGTATATCCATAGATCAAGGAATTGCAAATATTTCGCTTCAGGTTTCTATTGGTGATAAAGAatgtaatattataaaagatGACATAtttgatgataatattCATGATGAAATCGAAATGAAAACAGATAGCcaacttttaaaaaaacatgatgataaatttattgagaaaaataaaaatataacaagtAAAAACGCATTTTTATCAACTGAAAGGAAAAGTTTAAAAGGAggtaatgaatataattcaCTTAATTCTCTTGGTATAAATGCTGAAAGcaaatcaaataattttaaaaataaaagaacatcaaaaaaaaaaactgaGAATGTAAATACTCCAAAAATTAACATTATATCTAATAGAGAAATTGGAAAATCTGTACGTTCAAAAgattacaaaaataaaataataactaaaatttctaaaattaaattgataaaaactaaaaaaaaaaatttttcagaagaattaaataatgatattgaaattaataattatcaaGATAAATGCATCATCgatgtaaataataatttgggGTCGTTGTATATTAGAAATGATATATCATCAGGAAGTAAAACAAACAATGTAGTATTTAGTGGCATGGACAATGAATTGGATGAAACCTACTATTATTCTTCTCGGGCTAACAATTTAGcagatataaataaaaaaaaacaaaataaaaaatattatatcatttcAATTAAttgggaaaaaaataatacaaccACAAAAGGCGTTGAAAATGATACAGattattataatgataataacaataatgatatatataatatgaatatacacaaggaaaaaatgataaaaacgAATAAAATACATGAAAATATCCATGAATCAAAATATAAgcattataataatataactcGTGTAAGGAAAAAAGTAGAATATaaacttttatttaaaaaaaaaatcccttttattttaaagcataaaaataaaatacaaacaTTCTATATGATAAGCGACCCGAAAACAgagaataaatatattcatccACATTCTACTGAAAATATTGAGCATGAAAATCCTAGCGAAATATTATGCATTGATAATATATCCATAGCggataatgaaaaagaatttaaaaaaattaattatttaaaaaaaaaaagttctCATAAAATACATCAAAGCAACTATAGTGAAGCAAATActaacaaattaaaaaatgtttttagtgataaatatagcagtttcgattttttaaatgatataaattgtaataaatatgatgatACCAACATAATCGATTACAATGCCAATCGTGAAAGCTTAGGAAAACTCGAAAACAAAgaaagtaataaaaaactgAACCGAAAAAGGAAGGAAGAAAGTATTATAGGTATACGAAAAAATGTTGtattatgtatttataattacaaTACTAAAGGAAATAGTGGGGAACTTCctaataaagaaaaaaaaattactaatttagagaaaaaaaataatttggaATGCAAAATTGTTATCTATAATATTCGagataaaaaagaaaaattaattactttattaaaatataaaagaaaaggGGGAAAAAAACATGATTCGAAAATATCACTAGCATATCTTTcccaaataaataatatggatCTTGATGATTTCAGTCAAATTTACAAAAGGAGATATACCAAAATATACCAGTggaaatgtaaaaaaatacaacaAAAGATTATaaggagaaaaaaaattaaactTTTGTCAAGGTCAtcacataaaaatatatacacatattataataacaataaatgCCTTTTAGCGAATCTCAACAATTTAAGtgattttcaaataaataataatgaattgATTAAAAGGTATTACCagcataataatttatattcaaCTGCAATTAAACACAATCAGCTTGATAATGTAAAATTATACAGTTATTTAACACATATGAAAAATGCTCAAAATCGattagatataaaaaaaaaaagtaaagcTTCAAGATTTTTCGACTTATTTACAGCATTTGCCCTAATAATtaattgtataaatataccaTCTAATAATGATAACGAATATtga
- a CDS encoding 4-nitrophenylphosphatase, putative, protein MSLIVSEASQNNYFKDSENSYNSFMKEWKIEKRVNVKDLYQNFEVFFFDCDGVLWRGDTVINGAIEVINKLISDNKKVYFITNNSTKSRDTLLGKFHKLGFTCVKKEHIICTSYAIAKYFHSKEEYKSRKKKIYVIGEKGICDELDALNLVWLGSYKDNDKKVIIQDEGEIQIDNNIGAVVVAIDFNINYYKIQYAQLCINGLDAEFIVSNKDPLANFTSNQQWAGTGSIVASIEQVSFKKPKVLGKPNLFMIESVLKSLNIDLSKVVMIGDRLDTDIFFAQNCKIKSILVSTGVTDANVFLNHNNLNIKPDYFMKSILEFL, encoded by the coding sequence atgtcATTAATCGTTTCTGAAGCTAGCCaaaacaattattttaaagatTCCGAAAATAGCTATAACAGTTTTATGAAAGAATGGAAAATCGAAAAAAGAGTAAATGTAAAAGACctttatcaaaattttgaagtttttttttttgattgtGATGGGGTTTTATGGAGAGGAGATACAGTTATTAATGGGGCAATAGAAGTAATTAACAAGCTGATTAgcgataataaaaaagtttattttattacaaataATTCTACTAAATCAAGAGATACGCTATTAGGAAAGTTTCATAAATTAGGGTTTACTTGTGTTAAAAAGGAACATATTATTTGCACATCTTATGCAATTgctaaatattttcatagcAAAGAAGAATATAAGtctagaaaaaaaaaaatttatgtaatTGGAGAAAAAGGGATATGTGATGAATTAGACGCTTTAAATCTTGTTTGGTTAGGCAGTTATAaagataatgataaaaaagtTATTATACAAGATGAAGGTGAAATACAaatagataataatattggaGCTGTTGTCGTTGCAAttgattttaatattaattattataaaattcaaTATGCCCAACTTTGTATAAATGGATTAGATGCAGAATTTATTGTATCTAATAAAGATCCGCTTGCGAATTTTACATCAAATCAACAATGGGCTGGTACAGGATCTATTGTTGCTTCTATTGAACAAgtatcttttaaaaaaccTAAAGTATTAGGAAAACCAAACTTATTTATGATTGAATCCGTATTAAAAAGTCTTAACATTGATTTGTCAAAAGTTGTTATGATAGGCGATAGATTAGATacagatatattttttgctcAAAACtgcaaaataaaatctATACTGGTTTCTACTGGAGTTACCGATGCGAATGtgtttttaaatcataataatttaaatattaaacctgattattttatgaaGTCTATTTTggaatttttataa